Proteins from a genomic interval of Larus michahellis unplaced genomic scaffold, bLarMic1.1 SCAFFOLD_453, whole genome shotgun sequence:
- the NPHS1 gene encoding nephrin, which yields EAPSKARSRRRPPARPRRARSAGSAEAPAAAESGGPRSGVRVLLALLLGGVTVGVASPPFLEEPANGSAVLGEGAELRCAVRGGGAVQWARGGLLLGAPPGPAHPRYRLAGDPRKGMGLRGRGLRGRGLKGRVPPPPPPGQHHLRIQGVTLEDDDVFQCQVGEGNGTRPRASRPAQLTVLVPPGAPTLELPPGAELPWVGGAEVHVRCHAPDARPPARLSLTLGGEPLPDVSTRVFEGSHPKLSSSEATARLTPQSHAHGQRLVCSAANEAGPAPSEASLTLDVLFPPDPPTIEGLESPHVRAGDTLRLVCLVRGGNPPPSLHWDKDGVPLGGPWVREGPPGVSRSRVTLTVAPGDDGATLRCRTHPPPARGEASASVTLSVTYGPAEVRIAGAGAVPENASLSLSCSSGPSNPPARLRWWLGGRELRAPDTARAQAEGRGTVTVSNVTLTGRREDHGRALVCEAATPGLGTRSASVILSVSHPPQALWLEAPPPNATFRVGARVRLGCHARGGHPPPRLLWSKDGRPLKEGPQTSGGSVVTRELLVTVAPSDNGATYRCEASGDPPLSAHTRLRVLFPPLAVAITVAPGEVRPGQTLLLTCLAGSAHPAPALRWHRQGHPLEGESLPLAPGAFGGVTAGSRLRLLVAAGDQGQRVTCQATSPALGVTVSAAHVLLVRHPPQFGVGPGTLVVAREHEGTQLPLAVVAHPPVESCVWSLRGRPLRPEGSPRHQLGEGMSLAIANVTRGDAGTYGVECHNAEGTASTHLRLRVHYPPAIVRARDPVVVAEGDSAELVCEARGSPLPPGCLRWGRLAEEGAEAEELPPELRPEGGLPVGRLRVLGGARRELGGTYECRVDTGVPPPARAIVRLVVRYGPELEAEPEAEPVPVLVPDRADAAQLRCRARGVPGVRLHWERQGQPLPPDKARFQEHQWREGPWTSSLLTVLNITLDRTRLRHQFHHLNWDQYRDPRPHPYRNWRRDPDGDQERNRTLGTFVCVAQNPLGTVRRRLRLQLADRPDPPQNLRVSGATPTSLSLAWTPGFDGGLPQSFLV from the exons GAGGCGCCGAGCAAGGCCCGCAGCCGCCGCAGGCCGCCGGCCAGGCCCAGGAGGGCGCGGAGCGCGGGGTCGGCGgaggctccggcggcggcggagtCCGGGGGTCCCCGCAGCGGGGTCCGG gtgctgctggcgctgctgctgggCGGGGTCACAG TGGGCGTGGCCAGCCCGCCCTTCCTGGAGGAGCCGGCCAATGGGAGCgcggtgctgggggagggggcggagctGCGCTGCGCcgtgcgggggggcggggccgtgCAGTGGGCGCGGGGGGGGCTCCTGCTGggggccccgcccggccccgcccacccccgctACCGATTGGCTGGAGACCCTCGCAAAG GGATGGGCTtgagggggcggggcttgagggggcggggcttgaaggggcgtgtcccccctcccccccccccagggcagcacCACCTGCGCATCCAGGGGGTGACGCTGGAGGACGACGACGTTTTCCAGTGCCAGGTGGGGGAGGGGAACGGCACCCGGCCCcgcgcctcccgccccgcccagCTCACCGTGCTGG tgCCGCCGGGTGCCCCCACCCTGGAGCTGCCCCCGGGGGCGGAGCTGCCGTGGGTGGGCGGGGCCGAGGTGCACGTGCGCTGCCACGCCCCCGACGCGCGCCCCCCCGCGCGCCTCAGCCTCACTCTGG GGGGGGAGCCGCTGCCCGACGTCTCCACCCGCGTCTTCGAGGGCTCCCACCCCAAACTCAGCTCCAGCGAGGCCACCGCCCG cctgaCCCCGCAGAGCCACGCCCACGGCCAGCGCCTCGTTTGCTCGGCCGCTAACGAGGCCGGGCCGGCCCCCAGCGAGGCCAGTCTCACCCTCGACGTCCTCT ttccccccgacccccccaccaTCGAGGGACTGGAGTCGCCCCACGTGCGGGCGGGGGACACCCTGCGACTGGTCTGCCTCGTGCGGGGGGGCAACCCCCCTCCCAGTCTGCACTGGGACaag GACGGGGTGCCgctgggggggccctgggtgCGGGAGGGGCCCCCCGGGGTGTCCCGGAGCCGGGTGACGCTGACGGTGGCCCCCGGGGACGACGGGGCCACCCTGCGGTGCCgcacgcaccccccccccgcccgcggcgAGGCCAGCGCCAGCGTCACCCTCAGCGTCACCT ACGGCCCGGCCGAGGTGCGGATCGCGGGCGCGGGGGCGGTGCCCGAGAACGCCTCGTTGTCGCTGAGCTGCAGCAGCGGCCCCAGCAACCCCCCGGCGCGGCTGCGCTggtggctggggggcagggagcTGCGCGCGCCCGACACCGCCCGCGCCCAG GCGGAGGGGCGGGGCACGGTGACGGTGTCCAACGTCACGCTGACGGGGCGGCGCGAGGACCACGGGCGGGCCCTGGTGTGCGAGGCCGCCACCCCCGGGCTGGGCACGCGCAGCGCCAGCGTCATCCTCAGCGTCAGCC ACCCCCCCCAGGCGCTCTGGCTGGAGGCCCCGCCCCCCAACGCCACCTTCCGCGTGGGGGCGCGCGTGCGCCTGGGCTGCCACGCGCGGGGGGGgcacccgcccccccgcctcctctgGAGCAag GACGGGCGGCCGCTGAAGGAGGGGCCGCAGACGTCGGGGGGGTCGGTGGTGACCCGGGAGCTGCTGGTGACGGTGGCCCCCAGTGACAACGGGGCCACCTACCGCTGCGAGgccagcggggacccccccctcagCGCCCACACCCGCCTGCGCGTCCTCT TCCCCCCGCTGGCGGTGGCCATCACGGTGGCCCCCGGCGAGGTGCGACCCGGCCAAACCTTGCTCCTCACTTGCCTGGCCGGCAGCGCCCACCCCGCCCCCGCCCTGCGCTGGCACCGCCAAGGCCACCC gctggAGGGGGAGTCGTTGCCGCTGGCCCCGGGGGCCTTCGGGGGGGTGACGGCCGGCTCCCGCCTGCGGCTACTGGTGGCCGCGGGGGACCAGGGCCAGCGCGTCACCTGCCAGGCCACCAGCCCCGCCCTGGGGGTGACCGTCAGCGCCGCCCACGTCCTGCTCGTGCGCC accccccccagttCGGGGTGGGGCCGGGGACGCTGGTGGTGGCCCGGGAGCACGAGGGGACCCAGTTGCCCCTGGCCGTGGTGGCCCATCCCCCCGTGGAGAGCTGCGTCTGGAGCCTGCGCggccgccccctccgccccg AGGGGTCCCCCCGCCACCAGCTGGGGGAGGGGATGTCCCTGGCCATCGCCAACGTCACCCGGGGGGACGCCGGCACCTACGGGGTGGAGTGTCACAACGCCGAGGGCACGGCCAGCACCCACCTGCGCCTCCGCGTCCACT accccccggcCATCGTGAGGGCGCGGGACCCCGTGGTGGTGGCCGAGGGTGACAGCGCGGAGCTGGTGTGTGAGGCCcggggcagccccctgccccccggctgcctgcgctggggccgcctg gCGGAGGAGGGGGCGGAGGCCGAGGAGCTGCCCCCCGAGCTGCGCCCCGAGGGGGGGCTCCCCGTGGGGCGgctgcgggtgctggggggggcccgGCGGGAGCTGGGGGGAACCTACGAGTGTCGGGTGGACACgggggtgccccccccggcccgcgccATCGTCCGCCTCGTCGTCCGCT atggcCCCGAGCTGGAGGCGGAGCCGGAGGCGGAGCCGGTGCCGGTGCTGGTCCCTGATAGGGCGGACGCGGCGCAGCTGCGGTGCCGCgcccggggggtgccgggggtgcggCTGCACTGGGAGCGTCAgggccagcccctgccccccgaCAAGGCCAG gTTCCAGGAGCACCAATGGCGCGAGGGGCCCTGGACCAGCAGCCTCCTCACCGTCCTCAACATCACCCTGGACCGCACCCGCCTCCGCCACCAGTTCCACCACCTCAACTGGGACCAGTACCGCGACCCCCGGCCCCACCCCTACCGCAATTGGCGCCGGGATCCCGACGGGGACCAGGAGCGAAACCGCACCCTCGGCACCTTCGTCTGCGTCGCCCAGAACCCCCTGGGCACCGTCCGGCGCCGCCTCCGCCTCCAGCTGGCCG